A portion of the Krasilnikovia cinnamomea genome contains these proteins:
- the acs gene encoding acetate--CoA ligase — protein MSETLENLSSETRKFPPPAPLAAAANVTAPAYDQAAADRLGFWAEQAQRLSWAEPWTQVLDWSNPPFAKWFTGGKLNVAYNCVDRHVEAGHGDKVAIHWEGEPGDTRTITYSDLLTSVSQAANTLTELGVSAGDRVAIYLPMIPEAAVAMLACARIGAMHSVVFGGFSVDALSTRITDASAKVVITADGGYRRGKPSALKPTVDEAVARCPGVEHVLVVRRTGQEVAWGEKDLWWHETVERAATTHKPEAFDAEQPLYILYTSGTTGKPKGILHTTGGYLTQASYTFHAVFDHKPESDVFWCTADVGWVTGHSYIVYGPLSNGATQVMYEGTPDTPHKGRFWEIVDKYRVTVLYTAPTLIRTMMKWGDDIPAKYDLSSLRLLGSVGEPINPEAWMWYRANVGRDRCPIVDTWWQTETGGIMISPLPGVTETKPGSAMTPLPGISADVVDDTATSVPNGGGGFLVLREPWPSMLRTIWGDDQRFIDTYWSRFGAGAGHGDEWVYFAGDGAKRDEDGALWLLGRVDDVMLVSGHNISTTEVESALVSHPSVAEAAVVGATDPTTGQAIVAFTIPRGNVDTEGEAGERLIQDLRNHVARTLGPIAKPRQIMLVPELPKTRSGKIMRRLLRDVAERRSLGDVTTLQDSAVMDLISSGMKSGKSED, from the coding sequence ATGAGCGAGACGCTGGAGAACCTGTCCTCCGAGACGCGGAAGTTCCCGCCGCCCGCACCGCTCGCCGCAGCCGCCAACGTGACCGCGCCCGCGTACGACCAGGCCGCCGCCGACCGGCTCGGGTTCTGGGCAGAGCAGGCGCAGCGCCTGTCCTGGGCCGAGCCCTGGACGCAGGTTCTCGACTGGTCCAATCCGCCCTTCGCGAAGTGGTTCACCGGCGGCAAGCTGAACGTGGCGTACAACTGCGTGGACCGGCACGTCGAGGCGGGGCACGGCGACAAGGTCGCCATCCACTGGGAGGGTGAGCCCGGCGACACCCGCACGATCACGTACTCCGACCTGCTCACCAGCGTCAGCCAGGCGGCGAACACCCTCACCGAGCTGGGCGTCTCGGCCGGTGACCGGGTGGCGATCTACCTGCCGATGATCCCGGAGGCCGCGGTAGCGATGCTGGCCTGCGCCCGGATCGGCGCGATGCACAGCGTCGTCTTCGGCGGGTTCTCGGTGGACGCCCTGTCCACCCGGATCACGGACGCTTCCGCGAAGGTGGTCATCACCGCCGACGGCGGGTACCGGCGCGGCAAGCCGTCCGCGCTCAAGCCGACCGTGGACGAGGCCGTGGCCCGCTGCCCCGGGGTCGAGCACGTGCTGGTGGTACGCCGCACCGGCCAGGAGGTCGCGTGGGGCGAGAAGGACCTGTGGTGGCACGAGACGGTCGAGCGGGCCGCCACCACGCACAAGCCGGAGGCGTTCGACGCCGAGCAGCCGCTGTACATCCTCTACACGTCGGGGACCACGGGTAAGCCGAAGGGCATCCTGCACACCACGGGCGGGTACCTGACCCAGGCCTCGTACACGTTCCACGCGGTCTTCGACCACAAGCCCGAGTCGGACGTCTTCTGGTGCACGGCCGACGTCGGCTGGGTCACCGGCCACTCGTACATCGTCTACGGCCCGCTCTCCAACGGCGCCACGCAGGTCATGTACGAGGGCACCCCGGACACCCCCCACAAGGGACGGTTCTGGGAGATCGTCGACAAGTACCGGGTGACGGTCCTCTACACGGCGCCGACGCTGATCCGCACGATGATGAAGTGGGGCGACGACATCCCCGCCAAGTACGACCTGTCGTCGCTGCGGCTGCTCGGCAGCGTCGGCGAGCCGATCAACCCCGAGGCGTGGATGTGGTACCGGGCGAACGTCGGCCGGGACCGCTGCCCGATCGTGGACACCTGGTGGCAGACGGAGACCGGCGGCATCATGATCTCGCCACTGCCCGGGGTGACCGAGACGAAGCCCGGTTCGGCGATGACCCCGCTGCCGGGCATCTCCGCCGACGTGGTCGACGACACCGCTACCTCCGTACCCAATGGTGGTGGGGGTTTCCTGGTGTTGCGCGAGCCGTGGCCGTCGATGCTGCGCACGATCTGGGGTGATGACCAGCGGTTCATCGACACCTACTGGTCGCGGTTCGGCGCGGGTGCGGGGCACGGCGACGAGTGGGTGTACTTCGCGGGTGACGGGGCGAAGCGCGATGAGGACGGCGCGCTGTGGCTGCTCGGCCGCGTCGACGACGTCATGCTCGTCTCGGGCCACAACATCTCCACCACCGAGGTGGAGTCGGCGCTGGTGTCGCACCCGTCGGTGGCCGAGGCCGCCGTGGTCGGCGCGACCGACCCGACCACGGGCCAGGCGATCGTCGCGTTCACCATTCCGCGCGGCAACGTCGACACCGAGGGCGAGGCGGGCGAGCGGCTGATCCAGGACCTGCGCAACCACGTCGCCAGGACGCTGGGGCCGATCGCCAAGCCCCGGCAGATCATGCTGGTGCCCGAACTGCCGAAGACGCGGTCCGGCAAGATCATGCGGCGGTTGCTGCGGGACGTGGCGGAGCGCCGTTCGCTGGGCGACGTCACGACGCTGCAGGACTCCGCGGTGATGGACCTGATCTCCTCCGGGATGAAGTCGGGCAAGTCCGAGGACTGA
- a CDS encoding oxidoreductase — MPATDPLAALLDLADVAPALTAARERVDQALRHRALRRQGGPVAAEISLRAAVASAALEGNRYDVEAVRAGTVTDPVVQGALRVAEALGGLVDLWPRAPRQVLAKLHVLAARGAVPDAELGRLVESPGLAQRLDGLAGLVAGNEQTPPLLLAAVVHAELLTLRPFPGPAGVVARAAARLTLIGRGLDARGLVAVESGHLAREPEYVGASGAYATGTPDGVRSWLRHYAAAVEAGAEEMVAVADAVLATPSPR; from the coding sequence GTGCCCGCCACGGATCCGCTCGCCGCCCTGCTCGACCTCGCCGACGTCGCGCCCGCGCTCACCGCCGCCCGCGAACGCGTCGATCAGGCCCTGCGGCACCGCGCCCTGCGCCGTCAGGGCGGCCCGGTCGCCGCCGAGATCAGCCTGCGCGCGGCCGTCGCCAGCGCCGCCCTCGAAGGCAACCGGTACGACGTGGAGGCGGTGCGCGCCGGCACGGTCACCGACCCGGTCGTGCAGGGTGCGCTGCGGGTGGCCGAGGCTCTGGGCGGACTCGTGGACCTGTGGCCCCGCGCCCCTCGTCAGGTGCTCGCCAAGCTGCACGTCCTGGCCGCGCGGGGCGCCGTACCCGATGCCGAGCTGGGCCGCCTCGTCGAGAGCCCCGGCCTCGCCCAGCGGCTGGACGGCCTGGCCGGGCTCGTCGCGGGCAACGAACAGACCCCGCCGCTGCTGCTGGCCGCGGTGGTCCACGCCGAGCTGCTCACCCTGCGCCCCTTCCCCGGGCCCGCCGGGGTGGTGGCCCGCGCCGCGGCCCGGCTCACGCTGATCGGGCGCGGCCTCGACGCTCGCGGCCTGGTCGCGGTGGAGTCGGGGCACCTCGCGCGGGAGCCGGAGTACGTAGGCGCGTCCGGCGCCTACGCCACCGGCACCCCGGACGGTGTGCGTTCCTGGCTGCGCCACTACGCGGCGGCCGTCGAGGCCGGCGCGGAAGAAATGGTCGCCGTCGCCGACGCGGTACTGGCCACCCCGTCACCCCGCTAA
- a CDS encoding HAD family hydrolase — MGRSAAFFDLDKTVIAKSSALAFGRPFYRDGLITRRDVVKSAYAQLMFRLGGADEQTMARVRDYLAALCKGWSVEQVRQIVAETLDELINPYVYAEAAVLIGEHQAAGRDVVLVSASGDEMVRPIGELLGVTDVIATRMSIVDGRYSGEVEFYAAGPSKVQEIRKLAAVRGYDLAQCHAYSDSHSDLPLLEAVGHPTAVNPDRALRRVAMERAWPILEFRHPVPLGRRLRERPAVPMAAAALGVGVGVAIGLALYGRHRRTRAAAAA, encoded by the coding sequence GTGGGCCGCAGCGCCGCGTTTTTCGACCTCGACAAGACCGTCATCGCCAAGTCCAGTGCACTGGCCTTCGGACGGCCGTTCTATCGCGATGGCCTGATCACCCGGCGTGACGTGGTCAAGTCCGCGTATGCGCAGCTCATGTTCCGCCTGGGCGGCGCCGACGAGCAGACCATGGCCCGGGTACGCGACTACCTGGCCGCCCTGTGTAAGGGCTGGTCCGTGGAGCAGGTCCGGCAGATCGTCGCCGAGACCCTGGACGAACTGATCAACCCGTACGTGTACGCCGAGGCGGCCGTTCTGATCGGCGAGCACCAGGCGGCCGGCCGGGATGTGGTGCTGGTGTCCGCGTCCGGCGACGAGATGGTCCGGCCGATCGGCGAGCTGCTCGGGGTCACCGACGTGATCGCGACCCGGATGAGCATCGTGGACGGCCGCTACAGCGGCGAGGTCGAGTTCTACGCGGCGGGACCGAGCAAGGTCCAGGAGATCCGGAAGCTGGCCGCCGTCCGCGGCTACGACCTGGCGCAGTGCCACGCGTACTCGGATTCGCACAGCGATCTGCCGCTGCTGGAGGCGGTCGGCCACCCGACAGCGGTGAATCCGGACCGGGCGTTGCGCCGGGTCGCGATGGAGCGGGCCTGGCCCATTCTGGAGTTCCGGCATCCCGTACCGCTGGGTCGGCGCCTGCGGGAGCGCCCCGCGGTGCCGATGGCCGCGGCCGCGCTCGGTGTGGGGGTCGGCGTCGCGATCGGCCTGGCCCTGTACGGGCGGCACCGCCGCACCCGGGCCGCCGCCGCAGCCTGA
- a CDS encoding site-specific integrase encodes MGHVTPTPAGNYRANWRDPSGKQKAKTFKTKREAKAYIAEMEGSKNRGVYVDPDAGKIRFEDFAARWLLGREVEARTAERTLSLLRTHLVPRWGRSQLNQIDFMSIQEWVVDLGRVIAPPTVSKCYGLLLAILETAVRARVLPYNPAEGVRVRTEARDRPPRAAALTRGQFFRRLLPAVPARHRAMVATAAGAGLRWGECAGLVWGAVDLDTATLRVVQVAVETPQGVTMRPYPKTKAGVRTVPLPGFLMAALTAHRGRLTDEPEPGDLVFPNRFGLPMLRSNFRREVWTLALARAGLPASLRFHDLRHSYATWLVTDGVPVNAIQRVMGHANASTTLNRYTHAPTDYADRVRDAFAAHADDSLTFSASDHPNEGDGGVTPVPLPA; translated from the coding sequence GTGGGTCACGTAACCCCAACCCCAGCAGGCAACTACCGCGCCAACTGGCGCGACCCGTCCGGCAAGCAGAAGGCCAAGACGTTCAAGACGAAGCGGGAGGCGAAGGCGTACATCGCAGAGATGGAGGGCAGCAAGAACCGAGGCGTCTACGTCGATCCCGACGCCGGGAAGATCCGGTTCGAGGACTTCGCCGCCCGATGGCTGCTCGGCCGGGAGGTCGAAGCCAGGACGGCAGAACGGACGTTGTCACTGCTGCGCACGCATCTGGTGCCGCGCTGGGGCCGCTCACAGCTCAACCAGATCGACTTCATGTCCATTCAGGAGTGGGTGGTGGACCTCGGTAGGGTCATCGCCCCGCCAACCGTCTCCAAGTGCTACGGCCTCCTGCTCGCCATCCTGGAGACGGCCGTTCGGGCTCGCGTCCTGCCGTACAACCCGGCCGAGGGCGTCCGCGTACGCACGGAGGCGCGCGACCGTCCGCCTCGGGCTGCGGCCCTGACTCGTGGCCAGTTCTTCCGCAGGCTCCTGCCCGCCGTCCCGGCCCGGCACCGGGCGATGGTCGCCACGGCAGCCGGGGCCGGTCTTCGGTGGGGCGAGTGCGCGGGCCTCGTGTGGGGCGCGGTGGACTTGGACACTGCGACGCTGCGAGTCGTTCAGGTGGCCGTGGAGACGCCGCAGGGGGTCACCATGCGGCCGTACCCGAAGACGAAGGCTGGCGTCCGCACGGTGCCCCTGCCGGGCTTCCTGATGGCCGCGCTAACGGCGCACCGGGGTCGGCTCACCGATGAGCCGGAACCGGGCGACCTGGTGTTCCCCAACCGGTTCGGCCTGCCAATGCTGCGGTCGAACTTCCGGCGGGAGGTGTGGACCCTGGCCCTAGCACGAGCTGGCCTCCCGGCCAGCCTGCGGTTCCACGATCTTCGGCACTCATACGCGACCTGGCTCGTCACCGACGGGGTGCCCGTCAACGCGATCCAGCGGGTCATGGGGCACGCCAACGCCTCCACGACGCTCAACCGGTACACCCACGCGCCGACCGACTACGCGGACCGCGTACGGGACGCGTTCGCGGCCCATGCTGACGATTCGCTGACTTTCTCGGCCTCGGACCACCCGAACGAGGGCGACGGCGGTGTAACACCAGTGCCTCTACCTGCATAG
- a CDS encoding helix-turn-helix domain-containing protein translates to MRTAHATVHPLTPRTRPPEAPQRPRPAPVGLLTYTVKEVAEMLSLNLGGTYRMIRSGDIPARKLGGRWVVPRRAFHDWLDSCVETTPAEAEANRRASVGELTDAEKDLIWAHRNDPKRHGA, encoded by the coding sequence GTGCGTACCGCTCACGCCACCGTTCACCCGCTCACTCCCCGCACCAGGCCCCCTGAGGCGCCGCAGCGTCCCCGGCCCGCACCGGTCGGGTTGCTGACTTACACCGTCAAGGAAGTCGCGGAAATGCTGTCGCTCAACCTCGGCGGCACCTACCGCATGATCCGCTCCGGCGACATTCCCGCCCGCAAACTCGGCGGCCGGTGGGTCGTCCCCCGCCGGGCGTTCCACGACTGGCTTGACTCCTGCGTCGAGACCACCCCTGCCGAGGCCGAGGCCAACCGCAGGGCCTCGGTCGGGGAGCTGACCGACGCCGAGAAGGACCTGATCTGGGCCCACCGCAACGACCCGAAGCGGCACGGCGCGTAA
- a CDS encoding AAA family ATPase — protein sequence MTDTTHDLAPPDLPPDAGDGSSRRLLLTPASEIRMRPVRWTWTDRVPAGALTVIPGREGIGKSLTLAWLTAQITRGTLPGIWHGTPRAVIYAATEDSWSHTIGPRLYAAGADLTMVYRVDVQHDGGFDALTLPRDCRALAVEIERLGVALLAADPLLSLIHASIDTHRDRDLRTALEPLVNMADRTGCAVVGLAHFNKSASADALNLITGSRAFSAVARAVIAIARDDEAGDGSCVMSQAKNNLGRLDLPSLRYLVESVEIPTEEGPAYVGKLTITGESDRSVADILGDNASDGDGGSSRADREAVADWLRDYLTDHGGEAPWDDIRKAARAAGLAERTVQRARTRAKVTVRSIGFPRRSVWTLTVGNDDGATDANGAQSRQSRQDSEAGATGATEARLAPLPDLDDTPSPPTSDAARHNQSPLTLIRADGGTAA from the coding sequence ATGACCGACACCACCCACGACCTAGCGCCGCCCGACCTGCCACCGGACGCGGGCGACGGCAGCTCCCGGCGGCTGTTGCTCACCCCGGCATCGGAGATCCGGATGCGGCCGGTCCGGTGGACGTGGACCGACCGGGTACCCGCCGGGGCGCTCACCGTCATCCCCGGCCGGGAAGGCATCGGGAAGTCGCTGACGCTGGCGTGGCTGACCGCGCAGATCACGCGCGGGACGTTGCCCGGTATCTGGCACGGCACCCCGCGTGCGGTCATCTACGCGGCCACCGAGGATTCGTGGTCGCACACGATCGGGCCGCGCCTGTACGCGGCCGGTGCGGACCTGACGATGGTGTACCGCGTCGACGTCCAGCACGACGGCGGATTCGACGCGCTGACGTTGCCCCGCGACTGCCGCGCCCTCGCGGTCGAGATCGAACGGTTGGGTGTGGCGTTGCTGGCCGCTGATCCGTTGCTGTCGCTGATCCACGCCAGCATCGACACCCACCGCGACCGGGATCTCCGCACCGCCCTGGAGCCTCTGGTGAACATGGCCGACCGCACCGGCTGCGCCGTGGTCGGGTTGGCGCACTTCAACAAGAGCGCGTCTGCCGACGCGCTGAACCTGATCACCGGATCGCGGGCGTTCTCCGCAGTCGCCCGCGCGGTGATCGCCATCGCCCGCGACGACGAGGCAGGCGACGGCTCGTGCGTGATGTCGCAGGCCAAGAACAACCTCGGCCGCCTCGACCTGCCGTCCCTGCGGTACCTGGTCGAGTCGGTGGAGATCCCCACCGAGGAAGGCCCCGCCTACGTCGGCAAGCTCACCATCACCGGGGAATCCGACCGCAGCGTGGCCGACATCCTCGGGGACAACGCGAGCGACGGCGACGGCGGCAGCAGCCGGGCCGACCGGGAAGCCGTCGCGGACTGGCTACGCGACTACCTCACCGACCACGGCGGGGAAGCCCCGTGGGACGACATCCGCAAGGCCGCCCGCGCCGCCGGGCTCGCCGAACGCACCGTGCAACGCGCACGGACCCGCGCGAAGGTCACCGTCCGTAGCATCGGGTTCCCCCGCCGGTCGGTATGGACGCTCACCGTTGGTAACGACGACGGCGCCACTGACGCCAATGGCGCCCAGTCGCGCCAGTCGCGCCAGGACTCGGAAGCTGGCGCGACTGGCGCCACTGAGGCGCGACTGGCGCCACTGCCCGACCTCGATGACACACCGTCACCACCCACATCGGACGCTGCGCGTCACAACCAGTCACCCCTAACCTTGATCCGCGCCGACGGAGGTACCGCCGCATGA
- a CDS encoding helix-turn-helix domain-containing protein, which yields MPQVQPNERLAAFMRSAGVSRKALARLVGTDHTNVGRWLGGTRPRLATARRIADALSTRVGRTVSLQEIGLSASEPFPAETGIAYAETADETIGTVSRIWQADIDEIPQLMTVPPNGGAWSEASLGWLVRPESESIPRRNKGSRIGRSDIEAVRATAEMFAEMDNRFGGGHARRSLIQYLSTDVKPMLAGRYESDTGKALFSATAEALLLAAWMSYDSGIHGLAQRYFIQALRLAQAADDILLAGSILDAMSHQATFLGRTKEAANLARAARTGTRGHATATLTAHFHAMEARALAIGGDSVGAQRALSEAVRVFERRKPGVDPDWISYFDDAELSAEFGHCFRDLGRGGDAMTYAEHALANAGASARSDFFVTMVRAAGELHGKDVEAACATLAGALVLARQVKSARCAEYVKQFRAALVPFEHLAVVRELEAEHGGHHLWIASAA from the coding sequence ATGCCCCAGGTGCAACCCAACGAGCGCCTGGCCGCGTTCATGCGGTCGGCCGGTGTCTCCCGCAAGGCCCTCGCGCGTCTGGTAGGCACCGACCACACGAATGTGGGTCGTTGGCTCGGTGGGACTCGCCCGCGCTTGGCTACCGCACGCCGGATCGCCGATGCGCTGAGCACACGCGTTGGCCGCACGGTCTCGTTGCAGGAGATCGGACTTTCCGCGTCTGAGCCGTTTCCGGCCGAGACTGGTATTGCGTACGCGGAGACGGCGGATGAGACGATTGGAACCGTATCCCGCATCTGGCAAGCCGACATTGATGAAATTCCGCAATTGATGACCGTTCCACCGAATGGCGGAGCGTGGTCTGAAGCCTCACTTGGCTGGCTAGTACGGCCGGAGTCGGAATCTATCCCGCGCCGAAACAAGGGAAGCCGAATCGGTCGAAGTGACATCGAGGCTGTTCGCGCAACCGCGGAAATGTTCGCGGAAATGGACAACCGATTTGGCGGGGGTCACGCTCGTCGATCACTGATTCAATACCTGAGCACGGACGTAAAGCCTATGCTCGCCGGGCGCTATGAATCCGACACGGGGAAAGCCCTCTTCTCTGCAACCGCAGAAGCGCTACTTCTTGCCGCGTGGATGTCCTACGATTCAGGAATCCATGGTCTTGCTCAGCGCTACTTCATTCAAGCGCTCCGCCTTGCGCAAGCCGCCGATGACATTCTTCTCGCCGGTAGCATTCTCGACGCGATGAGCCATCAGGCAACATTCCTCGGTCGCACCAAAGAAGCCGCCAACCTCGCGCGGGCAGCGCGAACAGGAACTCGCGGGCATGCGACTGCGACACTCACCGCGCACTTCCACGCTATGGAGGCGCGGGCGCTTGCGATCGGCGGCGATTCGGTGGGCGCGCAGCGGGCGCTCAGTGAAGCCGTTCGTGTCTTTGAGCGGCGTAAGCCCGGTGTTGATCCAGACTGGATCAGCTACTTTGACGACGCAGAACTGAGCGCCGAATTCGGCCATTGCTTTCGCGACCTCGGCCGTGGAGGCGATGCGATGACCTACGCGGAACATGCTTTGGCTAACGCCGGGGCGTCCGCGCGAAGCGACTTCTTCGTAACGATGGTCAGGGCGGCCGGTGAGTTGCACGGCAAGGACGTTGAGGCGGCGTGCGCCACGCTGGCCGGCGCCCTGGTGCTGGCGCGGCAGGTCAAGTCCGCACGCTGCGCGGAGTATGTGAAGCAGTTCCGCGCAGCGTTAGTGCCTTTTGAACATCTCGCCGTTGTTCGCGAGTTGGAAGCTGAGCATGGCGGCCATCATCTGTGGATTGCGTCGGCGGCTTAG
- a CDS encoding phosphotransferase enzyme family protein, translating to MTRPEAACAPLDPDNARTALTEACAEVGLDDSGAELIRLGSNAIFRLRSAPVIVRVMRSVEQFADAGREVEVARWLGKSGIPAIRVTDDPQPLKAARRTVTLWVSVSDGVEYGTTSELGAALRALHKLPAPRELELPGLTPFDRASSRITDAATLSPSERDFLTERGIALRSAHAGLKYALPSGPIHGDANVGNLLRDRNGKAVLSDLDDFATGPREWDLIQTAMYFERYGWHTEEEYTAFCASYGFDVMQWQGYGTLADVKEYMMVTWLAQNARPGTKTASELSRRVRTLRTGRGHREWKPF from the coding sequence GTGACGCGGCCCGAGGCGGCCTGCGCGCCGCTCGACCCGGACAACGCACGAACGGCCCTGACTGAGGCCTGCGCAGAGGTCGGTCTCGACGATTCTGGCGCGGAGCTGATCAGACTCGGATCGAATGCGATCTTCCGGCTCCGCTCAGCACCTGTGATCGTGCGAGTCATGCGCAGCGTCGAACAATTCGCTGACGCTGGGCGTGAAGTCGAGGTGGCACGCTGGCTCGGCAAATCAGGAATTCCCGCCATCCGTGTCACCGATGATCCTCAGCCTCTGAAAGCGGCCCGCCGAACGGTGACCCTATGGGTCTCGGTTAGCGATGGCGTGGAGTACGGCACTACGTCGGAGCTTGGCGCTGCACTGCGCGCACTACACAAGCTTCCGGCACCCCGCGAGTTAGAGCTTCCGGGCCTGACGCCGTTCGACCGGGCTAGTAGCCGGATAACCGACGCCGCCACGCTATCGCCGAGCGAGCGCGATTTCCTGACCGAACGCGGTATAGCACTTCGCAGCGCCCATGCGGGCCTCAAGTATGCACTTCCAAGCGGCCCTATTCACGGCGACGCTAACGTCGGGAACTTGCTCCGGGATCGTAACGGAAAAGCGGTACTTTCGGACCTGGATGACTTTGCCACCGGCCCGCGAGAATGGGACCTCATCCAAACCGCCATGTATTTCGAACGGTATGGCTGGCACACGGAAGAGGAGTACACCGCATTCTGCGCCTCGTACGGATTCGACGTAATGCAATGGCAGGGATACGGCACGCTGGCAGATGTAAAGGAATACATGATGGTGACCTGGCTGGCGCAGAATGCGAGACCCGGCACCAAAACTGCTAGCGAGCTGTCTCGGAGGGTGCGCACTCTTCGGACAGGTCGCGGTCACCGCGAATGGAAGCCCTTCTAA